In the genome of Campylobacter concisus, the window TGTCGCCACTTTGCTCCAGCTCTTGTGCTCTTTTAAAATCATCCAGCCCACTTGCCATCAAAAAACTAAGGCCAAGGCTTAAAAATAATAAAATTTTACTCATCATCTATCTTCTTTTCTTGGATTTTCTTTGCCATTTCGTATTCATCAGGGAAATTAACGTTAAAAAACTGCTCACTATCTTTAAAATTTACGACTTTGCATTTACAGCTTTTTCTCAAAAGTCCGATTTTATGCTCATTTTTTAAATAAAACTCATGAGCCAAAGTGGCAAGCCTTGGGCTAAAAAAACCACAAAGCGAGTGAATGTGCTCATTATCACTGGCCACGACCATGTCAAATTCATCTTTAAATTTAGCAAGCTCCTCTAAGCTTTTAAGATCAAAAAATGGCATATCAGCTGGTATCACAAAAATGCTATGATCAAAATTTTTAAGAATAGAGTAAAGTGCGAGCATTGGCGAATAGTTATCGTTATTTTCATCTTTTATAAGCTTTAGTGGCGGGCTAAATTTCTCAAATTTTGAGCTTACATAAACTTCGTCAAAAACTTTGCTAAATTTCGCAACCTCATAATGAGTAAGCGTCTTAAAACCACCAAATGGCAAAAGTGTCTTATCTTGCCCCATACGCGAGC includes:
- a CDS encoding molybdenum cofactor guanylyltransferase, yielding MQTCVILAGGKSSRMGQDKTLLPFGGFKTLTHYEVAKFSKVFDEVYVSSKFEKFSPPLKLIKDENNDNYSPMLALYSILKNFDHSIFVIPADMPFFDLKSLEELAKFKDEFDMVVASDNEHIHSLCGFFSPRLATLAHEFYLKNEHKIGLLRKSCKCKVVNFKDSEQFFNVNFPDEYEMAKKIQEKKIDDE